From a single Cyclobacterium marinum DSM 745 genomic region:
- a CDS encoding sulfatase family protein, which translates to MNLKLPGQLTYIFGMLLLLASCGPKEIKEEEKTENPNIVIIYMDDLGYGDMSAYDAGTLETPNMDKLAEGGVKFTAGYASSATCSPSRYALLTGTYPWRNKDAKILPGTAPLLIGTDEMTIPKMLKSQGYATAVVGKWHLGLGDGTVNWNEKVSPGPNEVGFDYSYIMAATQDRVPTVYLEDGMVQGLDPNDPIEVSYDKNFEGEPTGKDNPEMLKMKWHHGHNNSIVNGIPRIGFMKGGKKAQWVDEDMADHFLEKAKAYVKKDRDEPFFLYYALQQPHVPRTPHPRFEGKSGMGPRGDVILEADWCIGEFIKTLEEEGLLENTLIIFSSDNGPVLNDGYYDDAEELVGDHTPAGPLRGGKYSLFEAGTRVPFISYWKGKALPGTTDAMVSQIDIFNSLAAISGSQERTKDGKDFSQLFLGSDGEGRDALVLEATTRTAYRKGDWVLIPPYKGPAVNKFVNIEMGNDSDFQLYDLSTDLEQQNNLAEENPEKLKELLEEFIAIRGEDFVDTKGLELK; encoded by the coding sequence ATGAACTTAAAATTACCTGGTCAATTAACCTATATTTTTGGCATGTTGCTGCTATTGGCATCATGTGGCCCAAAAGAGATAAAAGAAGAAGAAAAAACTGAAAACCCCAATATCGTTATCATTTATATGGACGACCTCGGTTACGGGGACATGAGTGCATATGATGCCGGGACATTGGAAACGCCAAACATGGATAAATTGGCAGAAGGTGGGGTGAAATTTACAGCCGGCTATGCTTCTTCTGCTACCTGTTCTCCCAGTAGATATGCCTTATTAACAGGAACCTATCCTTGGAGGAATAAAGATGCAAAAATATTGCCCGGAACTGCCCCTTTATTAATAGGAACAGATGAAATGACCATACCCAAGATGCTAAAAAGTCAGGGGTATGCCACTGCAGTCGTGGGTAAATGGCACCTAGGCTTGGGAGATGGTACTGTTAACTGGAATGAAAAGGTAAGCCCCGGCCCTAATGAGGTAGGTTTTGATTATTCCTATATAATGGCTGCTACGCAAGATAGGGTGCCTACAGTTTACCTAGAAGACGGAATGGTCCAAGGCTTGGACCCTAATGACCCTATTGAAGTGAGTTATGACAAAAACTTTGAAGGAGAACCAACCGGTAAGGATAATCCGGAAATGCTCAAAATGAAATGGCACCATGGACATAACAATAGCATTGTCAATGGTATTCCTAGAATAGGCTTTATGAAAGGTGGTAAAAAGGCACAATGGGTAGATGAAGACATGGCGGATCATTTCCTTGAGAAAGCCAAAGCATATGTTAAAAAAGACAGGGATGAACCTTTCTTTTTATACTATGCTCTTCAGCAACCTCATGTTCCCAGGACGCCGCATCCAAGGTTTGAAGGTAAATCAGGTATGGGGCCAAGAGGAGATGTAATCCTTGAAGCAGACTGGTGCATTGGTGAATTTATAAAAACCCTGGAAGAAGAAGGTCTTTTGGAAAATACACTGATAATTTTTTCCAGTGACAATGGACCGGTTTTGAATGATGGATACTATGATGATGCAGAGGAACTGGTTGGAGATCATACACCTGCTGGTCCGCTCAGAGGTGGAAAATACAGTTTGTTTGAAGCAGGAACAAGGGTGCCATTTATAAGTTATTGGAAAGGAAAAGCTCTACCGGGAACTACGGATGCTATGGTTAGTCAAATTGATATTTTTAACTCATTGGCCGCTATTTCAGGAAGTCAGGAAAGGACTAAAGATGGCAAGGATTTTTCTCAATTGTTCTTAGGAAGTGATGGCGAAGGAAGAGATGCCCTAGTACTTGAAGCCACTACCCGCACCGCTTATAGAAAAGGAGATTGGGTATTGATTCCTCCCTATAAAGGCCCTGCTGTAAATAAATTTGTGAATATTGAAATGGGGAATGACTCTGATTTTCAATTGTATGATTTAAGTACTGATTTGGAACAGCAAAATAACCTTGCAGAAGAAAATCCTGAAAAATTGAAAGAATTGTTGGAAGAGTTTATTGCCATCAGAGGTGAAGACTTTGTGGATACCAAAGGACTTGAGTTGAAGTGA